TTATTTTCATATTTAGCCGATAGAAGACCCAAGCCAAAAGCAACTATAAGCGAAAAAAACATAGCCGCAGCCGTTAGCTCCAGGGTTGCCGGAATATGCTGCAGAATCTCCGTCGCCACTGGCTGGCGGGTATAGAATGAAACCCCCAAGTCACCCTGGCATATCTGCCACAACCACAGAACGTATCTTTCCCCGAAGGGTCTGTCGAGATGGAGTTCATCCCGGATGACTGCCACCTCTTCCGGTGTCGGATCAAGTCCCCGTTGCTGCAGCAGCAGTACCGCCGGGTCGCCGGGAGTTAGCTGGATAATGGCAAAACAAGCAAAGGTAACAATAATAGCCGTTGGTGCAAGTCCGGCCAGACGAACAAAGACATACCAGCTCATGCCGGCCACACAGGCTGCAAAAAATTACTGATCATGTCATACCCTTCCTTTTTTATACATTAGGCGCCACAAACCGTACCCCCTGATATTCGATCACATTAACCGCCATCTCATATAGCTCAGCCAGGTTTACCTCATTGATTACCTGATCGGCCGGGCCAAAAGCTTTGATTTCCCCTTTTTTAACCAGTGCAGCTTTGTCGGAGAACATGAGAGTATGGTTAGGATCATGGAGACTCATAATAACGGCTAATTGTTTATCTTTGGCCAGCCGCCGGACTGTCTGCAGTGTTTTGATAATATTTTTGAAATCCAGGGGCGCGGTAGGTTCGTCCAGCACCAGCAATCTCGGCTGCTGCACCAGAGCCCGGGCTAGAAGTACAAGTTGCCTCTCGCCGCCGGAAAGTTCCGTATAAAGACGATCGGCAAATTGGACAATAGCAAGCTCGGTAAGCACTTCCTCCACAATTGTATTGTCACTTTTGTCAGGCCCGGAAAGGAAGCCGTCCACATACGGCGCCCGCCCCATAAGGGCAACGTCACGAACTTTATAAGGAAAGAAAGGGGTATGATTTTGAAATAAGACAGCTGCCAATCGGGCTATTTGGCGCGGCTTCAGCGAAGCCATATCCTGCCCGTTAATGATAATTTTCCCGCCACTGGGCCGTACTGTCCCGGTCAGGCACTTCAAAAGAGTAGTCTTGCCTGATCCGTTTGGGCCAAGCAAAGTAACCACCTCACCGGCTGCTATGTCCAAAGATACATTATGAAGCACCTGCTGCCGTCCATAGCTAAAACAGACGTTTTCCGCCCGAATCATCACGTCCAGCCTCCTTTGGCCCGGTTTTTCATAAGATAGGCAAAAAAGGGCGCGCCCAGCACCGTCGTGACAATTCCCACCGGCAGCTCAAATGTAAACAATCCCCTGGCCAAATCGTCGGCAAGCAGCATAAATGCGGCGCCGCCTATGGCGGTCAGCGGCAGCAGTTTACGGTGATCGGCGCCGGCAGCCATACGGATAATATGCGGCGCCATCAGTCCCACCCAGCCGATGGCGCCGCTAACCGACACCGCGGCCGAAACTCCCAGCGAGACCAAGATAATAAAAACGGCTTTGTTTTTCTCCACATCCAGGCCCAAACTTTTGGCTTCCGCATCGCCCATTGACAGGATATTGAGCCGCCATCCCAACAGGCTTAAGATTAGCAGAGTAAACATGATCAGCGGGCCTACGACGGCTACGGCTTGCCAGTTCGCCATATTAAGCCCCCCCATCAGCCAAAAGACGATACCCTGGAGCTTGAGCGGATCTACCATGTATTGAATTATGGCAATGAGAGCGGAAAACAGGGCGGAAACGATAACGCCGGCCAAGATGAGCGCTACCGCCGGAACTTCGCCGCTCTGTCTGGCTAAACCATAGGCCGCGCCCACAGCCAATAGGCCGAAAATGAAGGCACTGGCGGTAACGTTAAATTCACCGGGAAAAAAAGCCAAAGCCAAGGCGGCGCCGAAACTCGCCCCGGTTGACAATCCCAAGGTGTATGAATCGGCCAGCGGGTTTCTAAACAGCCCCTGAAATACCGTACCGGCAGCGGATAGGCTGGCCCCTACCAGCATTCCCAGCAGCAGACGGGGCAGGCGGATGTTGATCAGGATGCTGTCGTAAGTTTCCGGCCAGGGTCCGGGAAAAGCGCCTGGCATAACTTTATGAATCAGGAACTGAACTAAGGACAATGGTTCAATGCCGTAAGAACCTATGAACAAAGACAAACAAAATGCCGCTGCCAGAAAAAACAGGAATAAAACCAAAACTCCGGTTGCGTTAAATACTGACATTTGCTAATTTCTCCCCCGCCGGACCATAAAGTATTTGAAACAGGCGCATTTTTTCCAGTTGCAGGTCTACCGGCCATAATTCAGGATGGAGGTAACCAGCGGCAGCTTTCACGCCATAAATATATTTTAATGTCCATAAATCGCAGGAAAACGCATCCGGCAGCTGATAAACCCGTTTGGATTTTACTGCCGCGATATTTTGCCATTGGCTATCCTGCAAAAATTTGTCCGGGCTGACTGTTGGCCCGTACCAGCTGATGATAACCGCCGGGTTCCACTTGATTACCTGTTCTACGTTAAGTTTAAGATGCTCCTGCTTATTATCGGCAGTCACGCTCTTTCCGCCTGCCAGCATAATCAGCTGAGTTCCGGTGCTTGCCCCGCCGGCGGCGTCCAGTTTTGATTCCGCCCAGGAAAAATAACAGGTTGGTTGCTGCTCAGCCGGCAAATTGCCGACTTTCCGCCGGATGTTGGCCAGTTCCTCTCTGCCGGCGGCAATCAGTTCTGCGGCGCGCGTCTCCTTGCCGGTCAACTTTCCTAAAAGTTCCATCTCCTTGAATATGTCTCCGAAGCTGTTGAGCTGAACGGCAAATACGTTGATCCCCCGGTCTTTCAGGTTTTTTATAATGGCCGGATATCCCGCCCACACAATGACCAAATCAGGTTTTAGTGCCGTGATCTTTTCCAGACTGGCCATTTCCCCTTCGCCGACGTCCGGCAGGGATTTTGCGGCAAACCGGGGGTCAATAGCCTGATAGTAGGGATATATATGGGGCTGATATAGGTAGTTGTTCACAGCAATTACTTTATCTTGCGCTCCCAGCATATAGAGTCCGGCCAAGCCGCTCTCCAACAGACAGGCGATTTTTTCCGCCGGCTTGTCCAGCGACACCGTCTGGCCGGAAAAATCCGTTACCGTGATAGCCCCCGCCGCAGGAACGGAAGGGCCGGCAGGAGCCGGTTTAATGAAAGGATATAGATATAAGCCAATGAAGAATACCGCCAGACATATTGCCAAAAAATTAACCAGGCGGGTGTACAAAGCCAATCCCTCCCTTAAGAAATCCACATGCTAATATATCAGCGCACAGGAAATGAAACTGCGGCGAACATGTACTACAGAGGCGCAAAGGGGATGGGGATGCAACTAAAATTCAAGTATCAGCCTGGCTTGGGCGCTGAAGCCCGGGTCCTGGAACTGCCACGGCATCTTGAATTTTTTGCCGAGGATATTATAGAGGTCGATTTCGCCTTTTACCGTATGTTTGTCCTGCTTGCTAAGCACTTGCGTATACCTGGCGTTTAAAAGGTGGTAGCTGTCAAATTTGGTACTGCCGTCAAAAATTCCGCCGTTGTAATGGTCATAAACGGCCAGGCTGTATCTGTCGGCTTGTTCCCAGGCCAAGCCGATATTGGCCATATTTCTGGGAACAAAAGGAACGAAGTATCCGTCATCCGTCTGGCCGGGATTGGAGATTTTGGCATGAGTGTAAGTATAATTGGCGAACCAGGAAAATTTGCCGGCTAGTTTTTGCCGGTATTCAATTTCGGCGCCTTTGGCTGTGGTTTTACCCACATTAAAGGCTTTTGTTTGGGAAGGATCCGAAGATACGGATTTTTCTACAATGGTGTCGAAAACCTGGTTATAGAAAAGGCGTATTCCTAACTGGCTTTTTTCATTGATACGACAGTCCATGCCCAAATCGGCGGCAATACCGCTTTCCGGCTTAAGATTCGGGTTGGGCAGTTGTCCGTTGCGCCCGGCTACGCCAAAATCGCTGACAAGCAGTGTCCCGCCAACCTGTTTAGCCGCCGGAGCGACGAAGCTGTTGCCCACGTTGGCGTACCAGGAAATTTTTTCACTTTGCTTATAACGCATGCCGGTGCTCCAAAGGAATTTTTGCCAGGTTTTGCCGGTTTCACCCGGCACCACGCCGGAAATCAAATCGTATTTGTTTTCAGTGGTGTTGTATCTGCCGCCAATGCGGAAAGTAACCGGCCCGTTGACTGTTTCCTGTTCGGCAAAAACTCCATAGTTGGTGGAGCTGGCTTGATTTTGCGTAACCCGGGAAGCGGTCTCGGCATACGTCCGGTATTTGGCGTGCTGGTAATCGGCGCCAAAGGTCAGAGTACTGTTTTTGCCGTTTTTCAGAGTAAAGGTAAGGTCCGCCGGCAGAATCTGCTGCTCCACGCCATCATGTTCCCTTAAGGCCGGCGAGCCGGGGTAGTTGTCCTCAGCCCAACGGCGATGGGAGTCCCGGTAGCCTATCTTAAACTCGGAACTAAGTTTATCGTTAAGCCTGGCTTTGTAATTAAAGTTAATCAGGTCGTAGTTATGGTCATAATCCCGGTTTATACGGCCGGCGTCCCCGGTATGGCCGGTATGATTCACAAACAGGGACACGTTGCGGTCAGGACTAATTTCCTGCATCAGCTTGAAATAGATTTTGGTCTTGTCATATTGGGGATTGTCCAGCATATTCAGCCAGGAAGGATTGGTCCCGTAATTGGTATAGTCCGAACTTTCATGGCTGGCCCCGACAAAGTAACTGAGCTTTCCGCCGCGGCCCTGGTTGTAGAAGCTGTAGTTTTTGGTATTGTAACTGCCAAAGCCTACACTCATCCGGGTGAACGGACTGTCAATTTTACTTTTTAGCCGGAAGTTGGTGGTGCCGGCAAGGGGAGTCTGGTTGCCGTTAAAATCCATGCTCAGGTAGTTGGAATACATTACGGAAGCCGATCCCCGCTGGGATTCGATTTGTTCCAGAGCGGCCGGATCAAGGGCCATCGAGTCGGCAAATGAGTCAAAAGGAATACCATCCAGCATATATGTATTGTATTTCGGTCCCAGACCGCCATAAGAACCCCAGTTGGCGTCATTGCGCGACAGAGCGCTAACCGATACGCCAGGCTGGTAAACCAGCAGTTCAGAAAGATTCCGGTTGCCGGAAATTTGCTTTTCCAGGTCTTTTTTGGTAATAACAGTTACCTTTTGCGTGACTTCATCCGCCGGCCGCTCGGTCTTCGTGGCGGTAACTATAACCGGCGGGAGCTCGGCGCTGGATTCAGGTTCCTGGTTTGACGCCTCTTCTGCAAAAACCGTAACAGCATAAAGGGCGGTAGACAGAGTCAATGCAAGCGCAATCCTTTTGGCCAATGGGCAGTACATAATCGGTTTTCCCTCCAAATAATTAATGTTATAAGACCGTATCCGCTGCCCCCAGGTAGTAGTCTATTGTCTATTGGCAGGAAAATATAAATAAAGCCATGAAGGCAGACTACACCCACAGGGAGTAATGAAACCTTCATGGCTTCCAACCGACTTAATGTTGTTATCAACAATTACCGCTCGCCGCATTCATGCAGCCTCTTCTATTGCATGATTATGTCATATTTTTCATATTGCTGTCAATATTCATATTGCTGTTAATAATCAATAATTAATTTACTTAATTTACTAATGAAAAACATAAATAAGGCTGCCGCTTATCTGCACAAAAGATTATACCGGCAGTGGCAAGATTATTGAAAAAAAATTCGACCATTAGCAGGATAACACACCATTGTGTCGAAATTAAACTACATATGGAAATGATTCACAAGCTACCAAACCATGAAGGTTTGGAGTGAAGTGATGTTTCAAGATGGATTTATGCATTAAGTTATTTTCCTCAAGAAGTGAATATCAAATGAAACCTAATGGCTACGAAGGTCATATCCCATCTATTCGGATGGGATTACTTGCGTAGCCTTTTTGGTTTTTGCTTTTCACTTGTTTGGAGGTACTGCTTGTCTTATGTTTGAAAGGAGGATAAATACGGCTAAGTTATTATTTTGCGATACTGTGGATGTATTTTTAATATCTATACTTAATAGTTTATAATTTTAATTATTTTAAGGAGTGGGTTTTTCATGCATATGGCAGATGCTCTAATTTCCCCTGCTGTCGGCGGCGCTATGTGGGCAGCGACTGCAGGCATGGCTGCATACGCAGCCAAAAAAGTTCAGACCGATATTGATGAAAAGAAAGTTCCCCTTATGGGAGTATTGGGCGCTTTTGTTTTTGCCGCTCAAATGATTAACTTTACCATCCCCGGAACCGGGTCCAGCGGCCATATAGGCGGCGGCGTCATCCTTGCCCTGCTGCTCGGGCCCCACGCCGCCTTCCTGACGATTGCGTCCATTTTGACCATTCAGGCTTTATTTTTTGCTGACGGCGGCCTGTTAGCCCTTGGCTGCAATATCTTTAATATGGGTTTTTTCCCTTGTTACCTTGCCTACCCGCTAATTTACAAGCCCCTGACCGGGAATAATCCTACCCAGGGACGCATCATGCTGGCTTCTGTCCTGACCGCCGTTGTCGGTCTGCAGCTGGGCGCTTTCGGCGTTGTTTTGGAAACGCTGTTCTCCGGCATTTCCGAGTTGCCGTTCACTACTTTTGTGCTTCTCATGCAGCCCATTCACCTGGCTATCGGCCTGGTGGAAGGCTTGATTACCGCGGCTGTAGTTGGCTTCATTTATAAGGAATCCCCTGATATTCTCAAAAAAGCCGCTGAAAGCGTGCGCCTGGAAAGTACTCCGACCAAGAGAGTATTCGTCGGCTTGCTAATCCTGGCAGTTGTAACAGCCGGCGCCTTCTCCTGGTTTGCTTCCAGCAATCCCGACGGCCTGGAATGGGCAATTTTTAATACAAGCGGCGAAGAAGAATTGGCGGCGCCGGCAGGAATTCACAAGGTGCTTGCCGAATTGCAGGAAAAAATAGCTTTCTTGCCTGATTACAATTTCAAACAGAGTGAACCTCCGTCTTCCCAGCCGGCTTCAGCCGAGGCAAAGAACGAAGCAGAGCCGGCCTGGCCGGCGGTTGACACCGGAACATCGGTAGCCGGCATCATCGGCGCGCTTCTGACACTGCTGCTGGCCTACTTCGTAGGCAAAGGACTGCAGTGTTTGGCAAAACGCTAAAACGCTAGTGATAAATTTGTAACGGGATAGGCATATAGCGTATCCCGTTATATTATTGCAACCACTCAGGTATTTAAGAATTCTGACTCCGAGTAACTATTCAAGTACCTGAATAGTTATATATTATCATAGTGAGGACCATTATGCTAAAAATTGAGTCCAACTGGCTGGATTTAAGACTCCTTGACGACCTTGCCGCCCAAGATACCGTCATCCACCGTTTAGACCCCGGAACAAAGCTGTTGACCACGCTTATCTTTATTATAATTGTCTCATCTTTTCCCAAGTATGAGATAACCGGCCTGGTTCCGCTTTTTTTCTATCCTTTTGCTTTGATTTCATTGGGCAATCTGCCGTCCGCCCACTTGCTGAAACGTTTGCTGCTGGTATCGCCTTTCGTTATTTTTGTGGGAATTCTAAATCCCATTTTCGATCAAACGCCGGTTGCCAAAATCGGCTCGGTGCTGATCTCCGGCGGCTGGATATCGTTTATAGCAATTACTGTCAAATTGTCTCTGACGGTAACGGCTGCTTTGATTTTAGTGGCGACAACAGGGATGAATGCCATCTGCTCGGCTCTCCTGCGGGTTGGGGTTCCGAAAGCAATTGTTGTTCAACTGCTGTTTATGTACCGCTATCTCCATGTTCTGATAGAAGAGTTCGCCCGTACAGTACAGGCCTATAGCCTGCGTTCTTTTCACGGCGGGGGCATTCATTTTAAGGCCTGGGGATCACTGTTAGGCCAGTTGCTTTTACGGACTATAGAACGGGCGCAGCGTATTTATCAGTCCATGCTGTGCCGGGGATTCGACGGCGACGTCCGCATCGTGCGCAGCAGCCAAATCCGGAGTTTCGACCTTCTTTATGTGCTGGGCTGGACTGGTTTTATTCTTTTGGCCCGCTTTTTTAATATCCCGCAATATTTGGGCAAACTACTGACGGGGGTTTTCTCATGAGCCATCACACCATTGATTTTATAGATGTACAATATTCCTACCCCGATGGGACCGAGGCGCTAAGAAATCTGGGCCTGCATATCGGTCACGGCGAATCGGTGGCTATCGTGGGCGCAAACGGGTCCGGCAAGACTACCCTGTTATCTCATTTGATCGGTATCTTATTTCCAACAACGGGTACCGTCAATATCGGCGGTTTTCCTGTTTCCAATAAGACATTGCCCCATATCCGGCAAACTGTCGGCATGGTTTTTCAAAACCCGGACGACCAGCTATTCATGCCGACGGTATTTGATGATGTGGCTTTCGGTCCGCTCAATTTGGGATTTGAGGCTGCCGAAGTGGAATCCCGGGTTATTGCCGCTCTGAAAACAGTCGGCGCTCTTGATCTTAAGGACCGTCCGCCGTACAGGCTTTCCGG
This window of the Methylomusa anaerophila genome carries:
- a CDS encoding ABC transporter ATP-binding protein, with translation MIRAENVCFSYGRQQVLHNVSLDIAAGEVVTLLGPNGSGKTTLLKCLTGTVRPSGGKIIINGQDMASLKPRQIARLAAVLFQNHTPFFPYKVRDVALMGRAPYVDGFLSGPDKSDNTIVEEVLTELAIVQFADRLYTELSGGERQLVLLARALVQQPRLLVLDEPTAPLDFKNIIKTLQTVRRLAKDKQLAVIMSLHDPNHTLMFSDKAALVKKGEIKAFGPADQVINEVNLAELYEMAVNVIEYQGVRFVAPNV
- a CDS encoding FecCD family ABC transporter permease translates to MSVFNATGVLVLFLFFLAAAFCLSLFIGSYGIEPLSLVQFLIHKVMPGAFPGPWPETYDSILINIRLPRLLLGMLVGASLSAAGTVFQGLFRNPLADSYTLGLSTGASFGAALALAFFPGEFNVTASAFIFGLLAVGAAYGLARQSGEVPAVALILAGVIVSALFSALIAIIQYMVDPLKLQGIVFWLMGGLNMANWQAVAVVGPLIMFTLLILSLLGWRLNILSMGDAEAKSLGLDVEKNKAVFIILVSLGVSAAVSVSGAIGWVGLMAPHIIRMAAGADHRKLLPLTAIGGAAFMLLADDLARGLFTFELPVGIVTTVLGAPFFAYLMKNRAKGGWT
- a CDS encoding ABC transporter substrate-binding protein, producing the protein MYTRLVNFLAICLAVFFIGLYLYPFIKPAPAGPSVPAAGAITVTDFSGQTVSLDKPAEKIACLLESGLAGLYMLGAQDKVIAVNNYLYQPHIYPYYQAIDPRFAAKSLPDVGEGEMASLEKITALKPDLVIVWAGYPAIIKNLKDRGINVFAVQLNSFGDIFKEMELLGKLTGKETRAAELIAAGREELANIRRKVGNLPAEQQPTCYFSWAESKLDAAGGASTGTQLIMLAGGKSVTADNKQEHLKLNVEQVIKWNPAVIISWYGPTVSPDKFLQDSQWQNIAAVKSKRVYQLPDAFSCDLWTLKYIYGVKAAAGYLHPELWPVDLQLEKMRLFQILYGPAGEKLANVSI
- a CDS encoding TonB-dependent receptor plug domain-containing protein: MYCPLAKRIALALTLSTALYAVTVFAEEASNQEPESSAELPPVIVTATKTERPADEVTQKVTVITKKDLEKQISGNRNLSELLVYQPGVSVSALSRNDANWGSYGGLGPKYNTYMLDGIPFDSFADSMALDPAALEQIESQRGSASVMYSNYLSMDFNGNQTPLAGTTNFRLKSKIDSPFTRMSVGFGSYNTKNYSFYNQGRGGKLSYFVGASHESSDYTNYGTNPSWLNMLDNPQYDKTKIYFKLMQEISPDRNVSLFVNHTGHTGDAGRINRDYDHNYDLINFNYKARLNDKLSSEFKIGYRDSHRRWAEDNYPGSPALREHDGVEQQILPADLTFTLKNGKNSTLTFGADYQHAKYRTYAETASRVTQNQASSTNYGVFAEQETVNGPVTFRIGGRYNTTENKYDLISGVVPGETGKTWQKFLWSTGMRYKQSEKISWYANVGNSFVAPAAKQVGGTLLVSDFGVAGRNGQLPNPNLKPESGIAADLGMDCRINEKSQLGIRLFYNQVFDTIVEKSVSSDPSQTKAFNVGKTTAKGAEIEYRQKLAGKFSWFANYTYTHAKISNPGQTDDGYFVPFVPRNMANIGLAWEQADRYSLAVYDHYNGGIFDGSTKFDSYHLLNARYTQVLSKQDKHTVKGEIDLYNILGKKFKMPWQFQDPGFSAQARLILEF
- a CDS encoding energy-coupling factor ABC transporter permease translates to MHMADALISPAVGGAMWAATAGMAAYAAKKVQTDIDEKKVPLMGVLGAFVFAAQMINFTIPGTGSSGHIGGGVILALLLGPHAAFLTIASILTIQALFFADGGLLALGCNIFNMGFFPCYLAYPLIYKPLTGNNPTQGRIMLASVLTAVVGLQLGAFGVVLETLFSGISELPFTTFVLLMQPIHLAIGLVEGLITAAVVGFIYKESPDILKKAAESVRLESTPTKRVFVGLLILAVVTAGAFSWFASSNPDGLEWAIFNTSGEEELAAPAGIHKVLAELQEKIAFLPDYNFKQSEPPSSQPASAEAKNEAEPAWPAVDTGTSVAGIIGALLTLLLAYFVGKGLQCLAKR
- the cbiQ gene encoding cobalt ECF transporter T component CbiQ; the encoded protein is MLKIESNWLDLRLLDDLAAQDTVIHRLDPGTKLLTTLIFIIIVSSFPKYEITGLVPLFFYPFALISLGNLPSAHLLKRLLLVSPFVIFVGILNPIFDQTPVAKIGSVLISGGWISFIAITVKLSLTVTAALILVATTGMNAICSALLRVGVPKAIVVQLLFMYRYLHVLIEEFARTVQAYSLRSFHGGGIHFKAWGSLLGQLLLRTIERAQRIYQSMLCRGFDGDVRIVRSSQIRSFDLLYVLGWTGFILLARFFNIPQYLGKLLTGVFS
- a CDS encoding energy-coupling factor ABC transporter ATP-binding protein, giving the protein MSHHTIDFIDVQYSYPDGTEALRNLGLHIGHGESVAIVGANGSGKTTLLSHLIGILFPTTGTVNIGGFPVSNKTLPHIRQTVGMVFQNPDDQLFMPTVFDDVAFGPLNLGFEAAEVESRVIAALKTVGALDLKDRPPYRLSGGQKRAVAIATVLAMEPSILVMDEPTAALDPLARRQLINLLETFSHTKIIATHDLDMVLDLCERTIVLKNGSVLADGPTGEIFGDEALLAKAHLEKPLSMQGCPICSPKKSIIP